In Pseudomonadota bacterium, the following proteins share a genomic window:
- a CDS encoding FAD-dependent oxidoreductase, with amino-acid sequence MPSTNVDVVIVGGGPFGLMLAIELGRRGIRTELFDEKQSTAFNPQANATQARTMEYYRRLGIADEIRELGLTADFPTDIAYFTRYAKHELARFGLPSAREARDRVRGLSGSWSAAELPHRVSQKFVEHVLLRHAKALETVTINFGWRLTGFSDVGDSVIAEVEDATNGRRRTVSGRYLAAGDGARSFVRRQLGFHYVGETGAVRDFFGGRMLALYLRAPEFYQVVPHQPAWMNVAFNQDRRAFMCAVDGKGEFAFHTQLRDGEDENRISDADALSMFLAAVGAPVRTELLSRGSWTAGHALVADRFQSGRVMLGGDAVHLFTPAGGLGYNTAVEDAVNLGWKLASVVKGVADERLLDTYEIERRPVAVRNTGYARAFAESLGCFVAKPGLEGDDDLGRELRREAGAYLERHGKSEFNIPGVTFGARYDTSTIIVPDGAPIPPDNAHVYQPTASPGGRAPHLWLDDGRSLFDAFGFDWTLLRIGADPPSGERLKTAALAAGMQLEIVHVESSRLRELYEAPLALIRPDQVVAWRGESDVNADAVVETLLGRHVPWPERRARSVAH; translated from the coding sequence ATGCCTTCCACGAACGTCGACGTGGTGATCGTGGGGGGCGGGCCGTTTGGGCTGATGCTTGCCATTGAGCTCGGACGCAGAGGCATTCGCACCGAACTCTTCGACGAAAAGCAATCGACTGCATTCAATCCGCAGGCCAACGCCACCCAGGCCCGGACGATGGAATACTATCGCAGGCTGGGCATTGCGGATGAGATCAGGGAGTTGGGTCTCACCGCGGATTTCCCGACCGACATCGCGTACTTCACGCGCTATGCCAAACACGAGCTTGCGCGCTTCGGGCTTCCGTCCGCACGGGAAGCACGCGACCGGGTCAGAGGCCTCTCGGGCTCGTGGAGCGCGGCGGAGCTCCCGCACCGGGTGTCGCAAAAATTTGTCGAGCACGTGCTCCTCCGCCACGCCAAAGCTCTCGAGACGGTGACTATCAACTTCGGATGGAGGCTCACCGGCTTCTCCGACGTCGGCGACAGCGTCATTGCCGAAGTCGAAGATGCAACGAATGGCAGGCGCAGGACGGTAAGCGGACGCTATCTCGCCGCCGGCGACGGCGCGCGCAGTTTCGTCCGGCGTCAGCTCGGCTTTCATTATGTCGGCGAGACCGGAGCGGTCCGCGACTTCTTCGGGGGTCGGATGCTGGCGCTGTATTTGCGCGCCCCGGAATTCTATCAGGTGGTGCCGCATCAGCCCGCCTGGATGAACGTGGCCTTCAATCAGGATCGTCGCGCCTTCATGTGCGCCGTCGACGGTAAGGGCGAGTTCGCATTCCACACGCAGCTGCGGGACGGCGAAGACGAGAACCGCATAAGCGATGCTGACGCGCTGAGCATGTTCCTGGCGGCGGTCGGCGCACCGGTCCGCACGGAGCTTCTGTCGCGTGGATCCTGGACAGCCGGTCACGCGCTCGTCGCCGATCGCTTCCAGAGCGGACGCGTCATGCTCGGCGGCGACGCCGTCCATCTGTTCACTCCTGCTGGAGGCCTTGGCTACAACACAGCCGTAGAGGATGCAGTCAATCTGGGTTGGAAGCTCGCATCGGTGGTGAAGGGCGTTGCGGACGAGAGACTGCTCGACACCTATGAGATCGAGCGGCGCCCGGTGGCCGTACGCAATACGGGATATGCACGCGCCTTCGCAGAGTCGCTCGGCTGCTTCGTCGCCAAGCCGGGGCTCGAAGGAGATGATGATCTGGGCCGTGAGCTGCGGCGCGAGGCTGGCGCCTATCTCGAGCGCCACGGAAAATCCGAGTTCAATATCCCGGGAGTGACGTTTGGGGCGCGTTACGATACGTCGACCATTATCGTGCCGGACGGTGCACCGATCCCTCCCGACAATGCCCATGTCTACCAGCCGACGGCGTCCCCGGGTGGCCGTGCGCCGCATTTATGGCTGGATGACGGGCGCTCGCTGTTCGATGCCTTCGGGTTCGACTGGACGCTGCTGCGGATCGGCGCTGATCCGCCATCAGGAGAGCGCTTGAAAACGGCGGCCCTCGCGGCGGGCATGCAGCTTGAAATCGTCCACGTCGAGTCCTCCAGACTGCGCGAGCTGTATGAGGCGCCGCTGGCGTTGATCAGGCCCGATCAGGTGGTCGCCTGGCGCGGCGAGAGCGATGTGAATGCCGATGCCGTGGTGGAAACGCTGCTCGGCAGGCATGTCCCCTGGCCTGAGCGGCGCGCCCGTTCGGTTGCCCACTGA
- a CDS encoding MarR family transcriptional regulator: protein MNEAVRIFEGRIIELLRDVGHGELTVAHINLTRNLDEDGTRLVELARRAAMTKQSMSELVDQVERTGLIEKKPDPSDGRAKLVCFTLKGFAWLEAFHKSLNIAESEMRQTLGDTMVTLLIEQLATYVEAHDRARAPGNGGRRTALTK, encoded by the coding sequence ATGAACGAGGCTGTGCGAATATTCGAAGGGCGAATCATCGAGCTGTTGCGTGACGTGGGGCACGGTGAACTGACCGTCGCCCATATCAATCTGACGCGGAACCTCGATGAAGACGGAACGCGTCTGGTCGAATTGGCGAGACGGGCAGCGATGACGAAGCAGTCGATGAGCGAGCTGGTCGATCAGGTCGAGCGGACGGGTCTCATCGAGAAGAAGCCGGATCCATCGGATGGCCGGGCAAAGCTGGTTTGTTTTACGCTGAAGGGATTTGCCTGGCTGGAGGCCTTTCATAAAAGCCTGAACATCGCCGAGTCGGAAATGAGGCAGACGCTCGGAGATACGATGGTGACCCTGTTGATCGAGCAGCTCGCGACGTATGTCGAAGCCCATGACAGGGCCCGAGCGCCCGGCAATGGAGGGCGCCGGACCGCATTGACAAAATAG
- a CDS encoding aminomethyl transferase family protein, which produces MAALLKSLEDLIGATPDLVDYFYNDTVAPHFKARTSLTAAFIPPEFTNWRDEQRAWRHTAILFDQSHHMPELFLKGPDALRLLTRLGINTFKNFAPDRAKQFIACTPRGHVVGDCVAYCLGADSFELVSGMPVLNWINYHAETGGYDVAIERDDPTPYNPKGRRIKYRFQLEGPNAGAIFHEAVEGSVPEIPFFRTARVKIAGHELLVLRHGMAGHLGAELSGPYEEMELVRSHLLEVGRKHGLKASGTKTYFSTIFEFGWMPYPLPGIYTGDELGDYRRWLPSAGWEANAQLGGSFYSPNIEDYYVTPWDLGYGHILKFDHDFIGRTALETMANGARRAKVTLVWNRKDVLKIFASQFGGGPRYKALDFPVAYYGWPHFDEVTTPGGELVGLSCHCGYSNNEGEMLSLAMINETHAQPGTPIVLTWGEPNGGSRKPHVERHEQVKIRATVASVPYARSVQEMKKAAIR; this is translated from the coding sequence ATGGCCGCTCTGCTGAAGTCACTTGAGGATCTGATCGGTGCGACTCCGGATCTCGTCGATTATTTCTACAACGACACGGTGGCTCCTCACTTCAAGGCCCGAACCAGCCTGACCGCGGCGTTCATCCCGCCTGAGTTCACCAATTGGCGCGACGAACAGCGGGCCTGGCGCCACACGGCAATTCTGTTCGACCAGTCCCATCATATGCCCGAGCTCTTTCTCAAAGGGCCCGATGCTCTGCGGCTCCTCACTCGGTTGGGAATCAACACGTTCAAGAATTTCGCACCCGATCGAGCAAAGCAGTTCATCGCGTGCACGCCCCGGGGGCACGTGGTCGGCGACTGTGTCGCTTACTGTCTCGGAGCCGACAGCTTTGAGCTGGTCAGCGGCATGCCGGTGCTCAATTGGATCAATTATCACGCCGAGACCGGTGGCTATGATGTCGCGATCGAGCGGGACGATCCAACCCCGTACAACCCGAAAGGCAGGCGGATCAAATACCGCTTCCAGCTTGAGGGGCCGAATGCGGGAGCGATCTTCCATGAGGCGGTCGAAGGAAGCGTCCCGGAGATTCCGTTCTTCCGCACCGCGCGTGTGAAGATCGCCGGCCACGAACTCCTCGTGCTCAGGCATGGCATGGCCGGACACCTCGGCGCCGAACTCTCCGGACCCTATGAGGAGATGGAGCTGGTGCGCTCCCACCTGCTCGAGGTGGGCCGGAAGCATGGATTGAAGGCGAGTGGGACCAAAACCTACTTCAGCACCATTTTCGAGTTCGGGTGGATGCCATACCCTCTGCCCGGCATCTATACCGGAGACGAACTCGGCGATTACCGAAGATGGCTGCCAAGCGCCGGCTGGGAGGCCAATGCGCAGTTGGGTGGCAGTTTCTATTCGCCGAACATCGAGGACTATTACGTCACACCCTGGGATCTGGGCTACGGTCACATTTTGAAATTCGATCACGACTTCATCGGGCGCACGGCGTTGGAGACCATGGCAAATGGTGCGCGCCGCGCCAAGGTCACGCTGGTCTGGAACCGGAAGGACGTGCTGAAGATTTTCGCGTCCCAATTCGGTGGCGGCCCGCGCTACAAGGCCCTCGATTTCCCCGTCGCCTATTATGGGTGGCCGCATTTCGACGAGGTGACGACTCCCGGCGGCGAACTGGTTGGCCTCTCCTGCCACTGCGGCTACTCGAACAACGAGGGCGAGATGCTTTCGCTCGCCATGATCAACGAGACCCATGCACAGCCGGGCACGCCCATCGTACTGACATGGGGCGAGCCGAATGGCGGGTCGCGCAAGCCCCATGTGGAGCGGCACGAACAGGTGAAGATCCGGGCAACAGTGGCCTCGGTGCCGTATGCAAGGTCCGTCCAGGAGATGAAGAAGGCGGCAATTCGCTAG